Proteins from one Ornithobacterium rhinotracheale genomic window:
- a CDS encoding type II toxin-antitoxin system HicB family antitoxin: protein MMNIKITLEKTNTGYSAYSEDLPGAVSAGESIQEVKDNFEEVRSLLVDDFLEQGKVQQAKELQNAKFMFYLDLKTFFEYYSLFNKSELAKYLGLNPSHLRRLSSQNIELSEQKSLQIQRGLHQLADDLKQFYFA, encoded by the coding sequence ATGATGAACATTAAAATTACTTTAGAAAAAACAAATACTGGTTATTCTGCCTATTCTGAGGATTTGCCAGGAGCTGTAAGTGCCGGAGAAAGCATACAGGAAGTGAAAGATAATTTTGAAGAAGTGAGATCATTGTTAGTAGATGATTTTTTAGAACAAGGGAAGGTACAGCAGGCGAAAGAATTGCAAAATGCCAAGTTTATGTTTTATCTAGACTTAAAAACTTTTTTTGAATACTATTCCCTTTTCAATAAAAGCGAACTAGCCAAGTATCTTGGGCTTAATCCGAGCCATTTACGCAGACTTTCTAGCCAAAACATAGAACTTTCTGAACAAAAATCGCTACAAATTCAGAGAGGATTGCACCAATTAGCTGATGATTTAAAGCAATTTTATTTTGCTTAA
- a CDS encoding type II toxin-antitoxin system HicA family toxin, which produces MKVSEILRILKKDGWFLHREGKKHSLYKHETKKGTVIVPRHPAQELKKGTELSILREAGLK; this is translated from the coding sequence ATGAAAGTATCTGAAATCTTACGAATCCTAAAAAAGGATGGTTGGTTTCTGCATAGAGAGGGCAAAAAGCACTCTTTATATAAGCACGAAACCAAGAAAGGAACCGTGATAGTGCCTAGGCACCCAGCGCAAGAGCTGAAGAAAGGCACGGAGCTTTCTATCTTAAGAGAAGCGGGATTGAAATAA